In the genome of Populus nigra chromosome 19, ddPopNigr1.1, whole genome shotgun sequence, the window TTTGAAAACCTATACCTTAGTCTCATGACTCTTGGTGACCTTTGTTTCATTAAAACatctcttgttattttttaatccccGATGGGCCACTTGGCAATCTAAAATCTTAGAGAAAAAACAAGATAGTGGGGTTTTCAAGAAAACCAAAGTGTTTTTACTCTCAATGGGAGACAAATGGTTTGAAGGGTAATGGTGGCTAGTAGTAATGCAGAGGATCCATTAACCGGGCTTGAATTATGGTGAGGGGTTTGTGGGACTGGAGGATGGTTTAATCTTTGCCTGATTTGGATAATTTTGACCTTCTCCTTCTCTCGTGCTTGCGCTTGCTAAATCTTGGGTAAATTAGTTAACTGTGATGGAATTAGCCAACAGAGGGCACGGTAAATTTCTTATGTAAACTATTATCTATGATATGGTAATAAACAGAGAATGATTATCATATACCTTACTCTGAAGGGACAGTTTTCTTCATCTGGCTGCGTTCTTTTATCCAATTTGGGCTTTGTGTCAATCTTACCTGAGCTGTCACAAATTATAAAAGACATGTTAGTTACATTGCAGtccttgtataaaaaataatagtttgatTCTCATGTTGCAGGTCTATTTATCATGTTGTAACAGATGCAGCAATTCTGAGGTTTATGGTTGAGGTCTGCTGGGGTCCCATGCTTGCTGCATTTAGCGTGACTCTTGATCAGAGTGATGATAGGCTTGCTACTTCTCAGTGCTTACAGGGGTTTCAATGTGCTGTGCATGTTACTGCAGTCATGGGTATGCAGACCCAGAGAGATGCTTTTGTTACATCTGTGGCCAAGTTTACGTACCTCCACTGTGCTGCAGATATGAAGCTAAAAAATGTAGATGCTGTGAAGGTGAGCATTTTTAATGTGATCTCCAGATCATATCAAGAGCTGGATTCCCGAACCAGAACCACCACCACGCACACGCACAACcctgaagaattttttttttgtaactgcATATAACTGGTCATACAGAAAGAGTGATGCCTTAAATGGATTGGATTGATCTAGTTACTTCAGTACAAGTCAAAAAGCTGCGCATTCATCAGgcttcatgtatttgatgtcAATTTCTGTACGAAGTCATTTACATTTTCTACTTTTTCATGcattatcttttatttcatgCAGGCAATAATATCAATTGCCATTGAAGATGGCAACAATCTTCAGGATGCTTGGGAGCATATCTTAACTTGCCTCTCCCGTGTGGAGCATCTGCAACTGCTTGGAGAAGGTGCACCACCTGATGCCTCTTATTTGACTCCATCTAATGGTGAAACAGATGAAAAAGCACTGAAGTCAATGGGTTATCCTTCTCTAAAGAAAAAGGGAACTCTCCAGAATCCAGCCGTGATGGCTGTTGTTAGAGGGGGTTCATATGATAGCACCACTGTTGGAGTCAATTCTCCAGGGCTTGTAACTCCAGGGCAAATTATTAACCTcatttcaaatttgaatttgCTCGACCAGATCGGgaattttgaattgaaccaTGTGTTTGCTAATAGCCAAAGGTTGAACAGTGAAGCAATAGTAGCTTTTGTGAAAGCTCTTTGCAAAGTTTCAATATCTGAGTTGCAGTCTCCAACAGATCCCCGTGTGTTTAGCCTCACAAAAATCGTAGAAATTGCGTAAGAACTTTCTCCCTTTCCTTATGAGTGTTTTATTGCCACGTGAAGTTCCATGAGGATCTGTATCAAagacattatgtttttttccttttgcagGCATTATAATATGAACCGCATCAGATTAGTTTGGTCCCGCATATGGAATGTTCTTTCTGATTTCTTTGTATCAGTTGGCTTGTCAGAAAATCTCTCTGTTGCAATTTTTGTGATGGATTCTCTTAGACAACTTGCTATGAAATTTTTAGAGCGTGAGGAGTTGGCAAATTACAACTTCCAGAATGAATTTTTGAGGCCATTTGTGATTGTTATGCAGAAAAGCAGCTCTACAGAGATCAGGGAATTAATAGTTAGGTGTATTTCGCAGATGGTCCTTAGTCGTGTCAGTAATGTGAAATCTGGGTGGAAAAGTGTTTTTATGGTATGGtagcatttgtttttattttctaaattgtctaattcttttaacttttaaaatgcTTGATCGGAGGGCAattcttttttgtaattgttCCATTGATGCCATGATATTCTTTTCTCAGGTTTTTACTGTTGCTGCATCTGACGAGCGGAAGAATGTTGTCCTGTTGGCTTTTGAGACAATGGAAAAAATAGTCCGGGAATATTTTCCTTATATAACTGAGACAGAGAGGACAACTTTCACTGACTGTGTTAGATGCCTCACCACCTTCACAAAAAGCAGGTTTAATAGTGATGTGAGCCTCAATGCAATTGCATTTCTCCGATTCTGTGCTCTGAAACTTGCAGATGGAGGACTTATTTGCAATGTAAAGAGCAGGGTTGATGATCTATCTATCCCAATAATAGATGAGGTTGCTTTGGATGTAGAAAATCATAGCAACAAAGATGATCACGCGTCCTTTTGGATTCCTTTGCTAACAGGTAACCTTCTTTCAAGGAAAGACTTGCCATATGCTGCTTGACACTCCTGCATGCCAATAATGTCATGAAAATGTGAATGGCTGAGCTCAACATTCATTTTTGGCTCCCTTGCGTATAATTATATCATATAGCCAGCCATGTGCACAGAACACCTGCACCTTATTATGATTTGAAGTTATCCCACCCCCACCATCACAACAAAAAAAGCATCCATGAATTTAGAAGTTACTGTTGTTGGATGTACATCCAAGAAttgtattctttatttttttttctgccattgtgttgtgttctttcAACCCCACGTGACAATTCATGCATGTATTGATAAGTTTTTAAGCACCCTAGGTACAGATCATATGAAAATGAATTATGCGACATACCCCTTCAATTGCCCCTCATTACATGTAGGGAAATGGGAATAAGCTGATCTTATTTATAACCATCAAGCAGAAGATGGGAGGGCAGCTATCTTGTTTGTGCATGAATAGATATACGAATCTGCTGTTTGGACGCATAACTCATTTTATGAAGAATTGCAGGCCTCCTGTTGTAAGTTCTAAATGTCTCATCATTACGGTTGCAGGGTTATCAAAATTAGCATCTGATCCCAGATCAGCTATTCGAAAGAGTGCTCTAGAAGTCTTATTTAACATTCTCAATGACCACGGCCATCTTTTTTCACGCTCATTTTGGATCACTGTTTTCAATTCTGTTATTTTCCCCATATTCAGTGGTATCAGTGACAAGAAAGATGTTAAAGATCAGGATTCGTCAACTTCAGCATCGCCTCATACAGAAAGAAGTACATGGGATTCTGAAACTTCTGCTGTTGCTGTCCAGTGTCTGGTAGACCTATTTGTCAGCTTTTTCAATGTGATTAGGTCTCAACTACAAAGCATAGTATCTATATTGATGGGATTCGTTAGGAGTCCTGTTAAGGGTCCTGCTAGCACTGGGGTTGCTTCACTGTTGCGTTTAGCAGGTGAACTGGGCAGCAGGATTTCAGAAGAGGAATGGAGAGAGATTTTTCTAGAGCTGAAAGAGGCTGCTGCATCATTGTTACCAGGTTTCATGAAGGTCTTAAGAATCATGGATGACATTGAGATGCCTGAAAGCCCTAACCTTTATGCGGATGTGGATGCGTCTTCTGATCATGGCTTCACAAATGATGATCTTCCGGATGACAATCTGCAAACTGCAGCATATGTGATCTCAAGAGTGAAGAGTCATATTGCTGTGCAGCTACTTATTGTGCAGGTTCTCTCTCACTCTCACTCTCGCTCTCTTACACACAGACAAAAAACTTGCTTGTGTACAAATTATGCATTTGCACTCTACATTTGATGTCCATGCATCCATGTACGCAttgcaaaaaatatatatctcacgtcaaaaggttaaaaatacaCGATgcatatttgtgtgtgtgtgtgtgtgtggaaagAGAGACGTAGTTACCCAATTTTCTGAAAGATGCCAATGATCAGCCTGCAACTTTAATCTTCATGAATTTTACTGGCTCCGGTAGAAATTTCccttttgtttacttttttttcttttttttctgttaatgttattattttagatGTTTTGGTATAAACTGCATGCTTTGTTCGTTCAGGGCTATAACTAGGGATGTTCACGGTCTGGTTTTGGCCCAAAAAACCAACTGAACCGGTAgttgttatttttgaaaaattacaccCCATACCGAActgaaaaccggttcaaaccgaaccaAGTTGACTCACCCTTCTTGGACTTCCGGTCATCTTCTCTTCCCCCATTGTTCGAGCCTTTAATTAACCCTTGACCTCTCAGCGATCTGTATCTCGTTCCATCGATCGTAAGTGACGGGCTCTTTTCTCATTTGGTAGAACAAAGCGAGAAGGGCTTTAGCCTAGCTTCTATCAGAAGCTTGTTGCTTCAACCTGGCCTGTCTGCCCAGCAGAGAGCAGAATGAAAGGCCTTTGGATGGGAGATTTGAAGCCAGGGTTCATCTTGCAAGTGTTAAGCTTACATGAAATAATTAGGTAAATCACAGGaaggggagagggagagggagaggggggggagagggagagggtaTGGGGTGGCGgctgaaacaaaaattaaaaggaaaaaaaagtcttaGGGTTCAGTTAAGTTTCTATTTATaccccttttatttttagttgggTTCAATTCGGTTGAACCCGTTCAATTGGTTTCAGCTTTGAGAATCCAAAACCAAACCGGACTGAgtgattttttctgtttttaaattggtttctttgtattttattttgatttagttttttcagttattttttcttttcccagtTTTTTCGGTTAGTTTTTTTGAACACTCCTAGCTGTTAATATATCTTGTAGAAGTATCGAAAGATGGGAATTTTACAACTTCTTCACAAGATTCCCTATTGTATCCTGTCTTCTTTCTAAAACTCAGTATTGTCtgacatttattattttttttgctttggtgGCATTTTACTTGCCATTATTTTGCAAACAGCCCTTCGCAGCCACTGCCATTTAGATTTGACCAACAGTGTGGTAGACTGGTAGCCTGACCCGTGGACTGTTTTTCATGCACAAAGACCACAATAGACCATcggttatattaattttatttttattttttatcatatcagGTTGTAAGTGATTTATACAAAGCGAACCGGCAATTCTTGTCAGCAGCCAATGTCAGAATCCTTGTTGATATATTTACCTCAATAGCATCACATGCCCACCAACTGAATTCCGAGACAAACCTGCTGAAGAAACTGCAGAAAGGATGCTCTATAGCGGGTATCTCTGATCCTCCAATGGTGCATTTTGAGAATGAGTCCTACGAGAATTATCTTGACTTCCTCCAAGATTTGCTCAAGGATAATCGATCCATGTCCGAGGCGTTGAGCATAGAAGAGCACCTCGCAGCGGTGTGTGAAGAGATATTGCAGATTTATCTGAACTGTACTGCTGGGTCGGAGGCTGTGCAGCAAAACAAGACGGTGATGCACTGGAATCTTCCTTTAGGTGCGGCCAAGAAGGAAGAGGTGGCAGCAAGGACGAGTTTGCTTTTGTCAGCTTTGCGGGCACTGAATGATTTAGAAAGGGATTCCTTTAGGGGCCATGCCCGACAATTCTTTCCGTTGTTGGTAGATCTTGTACGGTGTGAGCATAACTCTGGAGAAGTTCAGCGTATTCTAAGCAATATTTTCCTATCATGTATAGGCCCCATTATAATGTGATGACGAATCATTATGGTGCTTGCACGCTAATGTATGCCGTCGTCGCCGTCGTCATCAAATCACAGTTTTGATCTCTCTAACAAATCTAtaatgatattcttttttttttcttttatatataatttttttgttctggttgtagtggataaatattaaattaattttttttagtgttgcaTGGAGGATTTGATGAGCTGTTGTATTTTtcttaaagaattattttaaaaataactggaGGACAGAAAACGGGCATTGTCAACACAATCGGCTTAACAAGGTGCTCATGAGATCCTGTTCCTCTATTTTCCCAGCCCCACCATCCTTTCTCTTGAGTGTTTGAATGCTCTGGTGTCACTGAAGACAACAAGTGCAAGGGTGGTTTGACAGATTCGGCGAGcggattaaattattattattattgtccaGAATCGACGTCCGAgttccaaaataaataaataaatagaattaggGAATGAAAAAAGTGATCACTGTGGGCCCCGTAATCTAGCTCTTTTTGGGATCTGTTTGGGATTGCAATCTTTTTGgcaatgttttgttttccatgTAATGATGATGTATGGagtgattaataaataaataatgttttaatgtattttgaagcaagataaataaatgaaaaacccTAGAAGAAGAATAGGAAATTAACACCCTATTCCGAAACACGTGATGTGAGGACGATAGAAGTGGTCGCAGAATGAATGAAGCGGGGAAGGTCAAGTCAGTAGTTAACAAGTAGTTGCCTGCCTGCTTGAGTTGAGGTAGGGGGAATGGCTTTAATTTGGTATTCAAACAAATTGACTAGAAAAGCTAGCAAGAACTTTAATCGATGGTCATTGGTCTCcatgtatataatatatatatatatatatatttaagtcATTGTTGACCTACTTATTTTCTTATTGTACAGTAAGTACCACAAGAAAATAACAACGCGTGTAAACGtggtaatataaatatataaaaaatctaactgattagattttaaatttattctgtCGAGTCTTATAAATCTTAAGGTcactaaatatttatataatttttaattttaaagctaGTAGAATTAATCGAGATTCACGCAAACTGTTCTACACACCCATATtaatctaaaactaaaaaaaaaatacttggacATTTTAACCGTGGATCATGTAtgcagctagctagctagctagctaggtcaGATTCAAACACGGAGTTCTACCATCTTCATTCTCAATTAATCTCGTATACCAGACCAgagttgcaaattaagaaaccAACTGctctttaatttattcattcatGGTTTTGACATGTTTTGTTCCTGGCATgtcaaattgatattattttattggtgCAGTATGTATGGATGTAACTATACTATCGAACAAATCAATGGCCGCCATTATTCAACACGATTATTCGTAGTTATCTCATCGCCACTGAAATGCCGGTCTTCATCCTCCACTGCAGTACTATACGCATTTGTccaccctctttttttttatatatatataaacaacggAACAATTCCTCCATCTTGTcatttggatttatttatttattctaaaaaagaTCGCATACTTCCGGTATCCAAGAccatgaaaaattaaacaaattatacgTACCGAGTCCATGGGATGGCTGAGTGCAATGCATGCATCAACCGCCTCCCATATCCAAGTCTCACGGCAAGAAAACGGATGATGAGAAGAATTACAGAACAATCAGTTAACATGGCGCCTCGCATATGCTTAATTATTATAAGAGCATGCAGAATATCAAGCACCTAGCTAGGATGTGGCATATATACGAGGAAATACTACACAATCGATCTTAATCAATCAATGGATTTGAACATGCTTAATTAAATCGAAAGAGATATTGTATACATAGGAATTAAGATATTGGGGATGCCGCGGGGATTGCAtgcattttatgttttaattcctTCGACTTTACAAGAGAGAAGGGCATGCATGCATGATCTATATCATGGACTTAATTTGTGGGAGGATTAAGGTCGTCGATCATGAGGAGCCAGCCAGTGCATGATGGAAAGAAGGAGCAAGAGTGAAATCACAGTAGGAGAGATCATTTTCCATCAAGCACCACTGATTACGGGTCAACTGGAAAGAGCTTAATCACTAGAATGCAGTGGTCATGGTCGCATTTTGTAATAATACAATCAACTTGgatacatgcatgcatggatCCAACCTCTGATCTAATTAATTTGCGAAATACATGACATGGGGTTATGCAATTTGTAGGGTACTGGTGGCAGACTTCTTCAGGGTTTTATTCCTCATCGAATCTGCAATCTGCGAGTCGTTCTCATTTGCTGTCTTGGGGTTAATATCATTTGATTGCTAGTTGTTAGGAACAAGCAATCCTGTTTTTCCTCTGTGCGTAATGACCAGACTCTGTTAATTACACCCCAGAGCATATAGATCCACGTACCCGATCGATGAAGAATTGAGTGCTCAATATTATGGCATGCAGTAAGAGCTCATGAGACGAATTGACCCTCGCAAGTACTGATCATAACCTGGATAGAGCTCACGATCATAGCAGCAAAAGTTACTGAattggtgtgtgtgtgtcaatatatatatatattgatttaattttaaatcatatctATTATCATCTCCTAATCTTTCTATTTTTACCCATTTCGtgaataatgatttttctaGGTAGATTTATGGTAAAAACtggatttaaattaaatcatatctCAACCTAAACTAGCTGACTCAAAGACAATTTAAATAATgagtaaaaaaatgatttaattttaaaaaatattaaattaatattatttttaaatatcaagataataatatattaaataaattgatgtaaattttagaatttaacaCCCAGACGTCTATGAATCTAGCtagtgtttttaataataatatctaccACGTCTAAAGgcattaaataattgttttttctccgTTGAACTTTCTCCTACGTACTACTTGCCTCACGAATAATTAAGAAGGCAATAATTAATAGAGGGAATCCGTTTGGGATCAGTACCACTCCATCACGAGCAACATAACATGCTCATGCACCCTTTCCTAGCATGCATGCATGGTGTGGCCTTGAAGAATAGTCTACAGAGAAAAGATGGGTCACTAACGAGCGTTCATTCGGAGGGGAACACGTTTTAATGATTACGTAGTACTCAATGCTTAATCCCTCCCCATCGGTCCTGTTTTGTTGGATAAAATGCAAGctgtaatatatatatcaggACGTCTCAAGTAACAGCCAGCagcaaattaattaaactagctAGGGCTAATTTGATCTCTAAAATTCCGTTGCATGGACGCACGTACTTAGACCCGGCTTTTATCTGTTTCGTGTTttgaatgaatatatatatatatatagctagacGATTCCAGGAAGAAAACAACATTTGGCATCTTTAATTGTACCACCAACCTCCCTCTATCCATCCATGGTTAAAACAAACACGAGCGTTGAAGAATATCGTGGAGTGCCCCTCCGATATTTATGAATAGAGAGAAGATGGATGAATAAAGACAAGAAGGGAGAGATTTGGTCCAAGAGAGTGGTAAGGCAACGGCAGCCCACAAACGGTACTGTCCCATAAAATCAAGAAGCAGCTGCGAAACATACAAGAAACAAGCACCCACTTCGCTAGCTAGCTAGGATAttacctagctagctagctttgaCTCATGCAATGGAATATTGGGACCTTGTCTTTTCCTCCTTTGCCACATGCAAATTCCCTTCTTAATTACTTTACTGCatgttgtctttattttttatatcagcgtGATGCGTTAGGATAGATATTAATCCAAAAGTCACCACCAGTAGTTGTATATATATGCCCGCTTCTACTCCATCGCTTCACCATCCATCCAGACCCAACACACAACACTAACAAACTCCCTCTATTCTCTGCCTTTCTCATTTCTCGATCCGCCGCTCGGTTCTTCCCTCCTCTATTCACCACCGCCGCCGCCATAATGGAGGGGACTCGTCGGCGAtcgaccaccaccaccaaaccCTTTCGTAAATTAACTGATCACGACGAAAGTAGTGCATTGACTGGCCCAAAAGCATCAGATGCATTACCCCTTCCTTTATATATAACCAACGCTCTCTTCTTCACCGTTTTCTTCTCCGTTGTTTATTTCTTGCTTACTCGTTGGCGTGAGAAGATTCGCAATTCTACTCCTCTTCATCTTGTCACTCTCTCCGACATCGTTGCTATTTTTGCCTTTGTTGCTTCTTTCATTTATATGCTTGGTTTCTTCGGCATCGACTTCGTTCAGTCCCTTATCCTCCGTCCTTCTCCTGATGTCTGGGCTGCCGAAGACGACGACgaagatgaagaagatcttcTCAAAGAAGATGCCTGCAAAGTTCCCTGCGGACAGGCTCTTGATTGCACTGCACCACCACAAAAACTCGCCGTGGTTCCTTCTCCTCCCCTCAAGCCTAAGGTTGTCGATGAAATCCCATTTCCAACCACTTTaaatgaagaagatgaggaGATTATCAACTCTGTAGTGGCTGGAAAAACCCCGTCATATTCACTCGAGTCTAAATTGGGTGATTGCAAGCGTGCTGCGGCAATAAGGCGTGAGGCTTTGCAGAGGATTACTTGCAAGTCTTTATCTGGATTGCCCTTGGAGGGTTTTGATTACGAGTCTATTTTGGGGCAGTGCTGTGAGATGCCAGTAGGGTATGTGCAGATTCCTGTAGGAATTGCTGGGCCTTTGTTGCTTGATGACAAGGAGTACTCCGTTCCAATGGCCACAACTGAAGGCTGCTTGGTGGCTAGTACGAATAGGGGTTGTAAAGCGATTCATTTATCTGGTGGTGCTACAAGTGTGTTGTTGAGAGATGCCATGACTAGAGCACCTGTTGTGAGGTTTGGAACTGC includes:
- the LOC133679391 gene encoding brefeldin A-inhibited guanine nucleotide-exchange protein 1-like isoform X2, whose product is MTAMWMLQTYTKDIYRIVNGLLKTALGPPPGSTTTLSSVQDITFRHESVKCLVSIIRSMGAWMDQKLRTGDSYLPKSSESSTSTENHSTLNGEDAGASDYDLHSEVNSEMSDAATLEQRRAYKIELQKGVSIFNRKPSKGIDFLINAKKVGGSPEEVATFLKNTTGLNETVIGDYLGERDEFCLRVMHAYVDSFNFKEMDFGEAIRFFLRGFRLPGEAQKIDRIMEKFAERYCKCNPNSFTSADTAYVLAYSVIMLNTDAHNSMVKDKMSKADFIRNNRGIDDGKDLPEEYLGTLYDQIVKNEIKMSADSSVPQSKQANSLNKLLGLDGILNLVTGKQTEEKALGANGLLIRRIQEQFKAKSGKSGSIYHVVTDAAILRFMVEVCWGPMLAAFSVTLDQSDDRLATSQCLQGFQCAVHVTAVMGMQTQRDAFVTSVAKFTYLHCAADMKLKNVDAVKAIISIAIEDGNNLQDAWEHILTCLSRVEHLQLLGEGAPPDASYLTPSNGETDEKALKSMGYPSLKKKGTLQNPAVMAVVRGGSYDSTTVGVNSPGLVTPGQIINLISNLNLLDQIGNFELNHVFANSQRLNSEAIVAFVKALCKVSISELQSPTDPRVFSLTKIVEIAHYNMNRIRLVWSRIWNVLSDFFVSVGLSENLSVAIFVMDSLRQLAMKFLEREELANYNFQNEFLRPFVIVMQKSSSTEIRELIVRCISQMVLSRVSNVKSGWKSVFMVFTVAASDERKNVVLLAFETMEKIVREYFPYITETERTTFTDCVRCLTTFTKSRFNSDVSLNAIAFLRFCALKLADGGLICNVKSRVDDLSIPIIDEVALDVENHSNKDDHASFWIPLLTGLSKLASDPRSAIRKSALEVLFNILNDHGHLFSRSFWITVFNSVIFPIFSGISDKKDVKDQDSSTSASPHTERSTWDSETSAVAVQCLVDLFVSFFNVIRSQLQSIVSILMGFVRSPVKGPASTGVASLLRLAGELGSRISEEEWREIFLELKEAAASLLPGFMKVLRIMDDIEMPESPNLYADVDASSDHGFTNDDLPDDNLQTAAYVISRVKSHIAVQLLIVQVVSDLYKANRQFLSAANVRILVDIFTSIASHAHQLNSETNLLKKLQKGCSIAGISDPPMVHFENESYENYLDFLQDLLKDNRSMSEALSIEEHLAAVCEEILQIYLNCTAGSEAVQQNKTVMHWNLPLGAAKKEEVAARTSLLLSALRALNDLERDSFRGHARQFFPLLVDLVRCEHNSGEVQRILSNIFLSCIGPIIM
- the LOC133679391 gene encoding brefeldin A-inhibited guanine nucleotide-exchange protein 1-like isoform X1, translating into MSASQNLGGPSSCGRALGPCLDKIVKNAAWRKHSHLVSSCKSVLDKLESLPADSISISISSSHSPLFSLSPSDANLVLNPILLALDSAYPKVVDPALECLFKLFSSGLIRGEINHTPSSLIILKIIESVCKVCGIGDEAVELSVLRVLLAAVRSPCVLIRGECLVHIVRTCYNVYLGGLNGTNQICAKSVLAQIMLVVFTRVEEDSMDVNVKTVSVGELLQFTDKNLNEGSSIHFCQNFVNEVMAASEGVPDDKLLLHNQPSNELRNGSAGAGDDDDKIAEGDHKSELSNKEANGEADTDIGVGVSGGVEVGGSEIREDGFLLFRNICKLSMKFSSQETPDDQILLRGKILSLELLKVIMDNGGPIWRNNERFLNTIKQFLCLSLIKNTALSVMAIFQLQCSIFMMLLVKFRSGLKEEIGIFFPMLVLRVLENVNQPSFLQKMTVLNFLDKISQDSQIIVDIFINYDCDVDAPNIYERIVNGLLKTALGPPPGSTTTLSSVQDITFRHESVKCLVSIIRSMGAWMDQKLRTGDSYLPKSSESSTSTENHSTLNGEDAGASDYDLHSEVNSEMSDAATLEQRRAYKIELQKGVSIFNRKPSKGIDFLINAKKVGGSPEEVATFLKNTTGLNETVIGDYLGERDEFCLRVMHAYVDSFNFKEMDFGEAIRFFLRGFRLPGEAQKIDRIMEKFAERYCKCNPNSFTSADTAYVLAYSVIMLNTDAHNSMVKDKMSKADFIRNNRGIDDGKDLPEEYLGTLYDQIVKNEIKMSADSSVPQSKQANSLNKLLGLDGILNLVTGKQTEEKALGANGLLIRRIQEQFKAKSGKSGSIYHVVTDAAILRFMVEVCWGPMLAAFSVTLDQSDDRLATSQCLQGFQCAVHVTAVMGMQTQRDAFVTSVAKFTYLHCAADMKLKNVDAVKAIISIAIEDGNNLQDAWEHILTCLSRVEHLQLLGEGAPPDASYLTPSNGETDEKALKSMGYPSLKKKGTLQNPAVMAVVRGGSYDSTTVGVNSPGLVTPGQIINLISNLNLLDQIGNFELNHVFANSQRLNSEAIVAFVKALCKVSISELQSPTDPRVFSLTKIVEIAHYNMNRIRLVWSRIWNVLSDFFVSVGLSENLSVAIFVMDSLRQLAMKFLEREELANYNFQNEFLRPFVIVMQKSSSTEIRELIVRCISQMVLSRVSNVKSGWKSVFMVFTVAASDERKNVVLLAFETMEKIVREYFPYITETERTTFTDCVRCLTTFTKSRFNSDVSLNAIAFLRFCALKLADGGLICNVKSRVDDLSIPIIDEVALDVENHSNKDDHASFWIPLLTGLSKLASDPRSAIRKSALEVLFNILNDHGHLFSRSFWITVFNSVIFPIFSGISDKKDVKDQDSSTSASPHTERSTWDSETSAVAVQCLVDLFVSFFNVIRSQLQSIVSILMGFVRSPVKGPASTGVASLLRLAGELGSRISEEEWREIFLELKEAAASLLPGFMKVLRIMDDIEMPESPNLYADVDASSDHGFTNDDLPDDNLQTAAYVISRVKSHIAVQLLIVQVVSDLYKANRQFLSAANVRILVDIFTSIASHAHQLNSETNLLKKLQKGCSIAGISDPPMVHFENESYENYLDFLQDLLKDNRSMSEALSIEEHLAAVCEEILQIYLNCTAGSEAVQQNKTVMHWNLPLGAAKKEEVAARTSLLLSALRALNDLERDSFRGHARQFFPLLVDLVRCEHNSGEVQRILSNIFLSCIGPIIM
- the LOC133679553 gene encoding 3-hydroxy-3-methylglutaryl-coenzyme A reductase 1 is translated as MEGTRRRSTTTTKPFRKLTDHDESSALTGPKASDALPLPLYITNALFFTVFFSVVYFLLTRWREKIRNSTPLHLVTLSDIVAIFAFVASFIYMLGFFGIDFVQSLILRPSPDVWAAEDDDEDEEDLLKEDACKVPCGQALDCTAPPQKLAVVPSPPLKPKVVDEIPFPTTLNEEDEEIINSVVAGKTPSYSLESKLGDCKRAAAIRREALQRITCKSLSGLPLEGFDYESILGQCCEMPVGYVQIPVGIAGPLLLDDKEYSVPMATTEGCLVASTNRGCKAIHLSGGATSVLLRDAMTRAPVVRFGTAKRAAQLKFYLEDPANFEVVSTAFNKSSRFGRLQNIKCALAGKNLYMRFSCSTGDAMGMNMVSKGVQNVLDFLQKDFPDMDVLGISGNYCSDKKPSAVNWIEGRGKSVVCEAIIKGDVVRKVLKTNVGALVELNMLKNLTGSAMAGALGGFNAQASNIVSAIYIATGQDPAQNVESSHCITMMEPLNGGEDLHVSVTMPSIEVGTVGGGTQLASQSACLNLLGVKGASKETPGANARLLASIVAGSVLAAELSLMSAIAAGQLVSSHMKFNRSKKDVSKVSS